The sequence AATGTATACATGTTCGATACGACAACCAGGTGATGGTCCTTTTTTGATAGCATCAATAAATTTATTTAAGTTTTCTTCTTCCGCAATTGCATGGATTTCAACGGAACCATCATCTAAATTTTTTACTGTTCCACTAATATCATATTTGTAAGCGACGTGTTTAGTCGTATAACGAAATCCGACACCTTGCACAAATCCAGTTACTCTCAAAATCGCTGTATCTCTAGCCATGGCGAAACCAACTCCTTTTATTTTTCCTTATTACTAGTGTATCTTTTTTTAGCATTACTTTCAAAAATTTGCATTCCAGTATTTAAAGAAAGCTTATGCTATAATAAGTGTATTATATTTACTGTTG comes from Listeria monocytogenes and encodes:
- a CDS encoding acylphosphatase; translation: MARDTAILRVTGFVQGVGFRYTTKHVAYKYDISGTVKNLDDGSVEIHAIAEEENLNKFIDAIKKGPSPGCRIEHVYIYKGAPVEERKTFDIVY